In the genome of Amyelois transitella isolate CPQ chromosome 25, ilAmyTran1.1, whole genome shotgun sequence, one region contains:
- the LOC106135835 gene encoding uncharacterized protein LOC106135835 produces MKRADHILQLLNNNCNENKRQEQYEEMGTGSSEACEKENYLQPLNKATDEGIGINSVISPQVGPEQRILAPMSQNTRVRSSSTSSSSSSTSTSSSSSSSSSSAEASTSAKQYKHDVNIDSSPSVIPGTPEPSTSKKRLDTVINYHQSPVNSEESDVDLSDTDPTYNISSTQPPRRISSSTTMSDSENDINDAIVSYELVTQTKKSRKRLRNPSQWKQNIVKSLRNSGKAYKSLSKSNKEVPAKRVKDSCVCRFHCSDNITPDKRREIFDCYWKLSNIDLKRSFIQSCMMEVNPKYKYTNAANPRKPNTAFYFTVDGKKIRVCKTFFINTLDITERQIRTVKMKTNSTGFVAEDLRGRSRSRAPIDPSLVQDIKNHINSIPRIESHYLRSSTTREYIDGSKSIKELCRDFNTNQTKENKPHAAYWIYYLIFTTEFNISFFQPKKDLCDLCTSYELALSEEKLGIQEKYEKHIKEKNLCREEKRNDRSNINETNICAVYDLEAAMTCPKGDVSSFYYRSRLNCYNFTIVELAPKSKDSKKQKNDSDLGAYKDVYCYFWNETQEIK; encoded by the exons ATGAAACGAGCAGATCATATTTTAcaactattaaataataactgtAATGAAAATAAGAGGCAAGAACAGTATGAAGAGATGGGAACCGGAAGTTCTGAAGCGTGTGAGAAGGAAAACTATTTACAACCATTGAATAAGGCGACGGATGAAGGTATTGGTATCAATTCTGTAATTTCACCGCAAGTCGGACCTGAACAGCGGATTTTAGCACCAATGTCACAGAACACGAGAGTTCGGTCTAGTAGTACATCGTCATCCAGTTCTTCCACATCAACATCTTCAAGCTCCAGTTCATCGTCATCATCGGCAGAGGCTTCTACATCGGCGAAACAGTACAAACATGACGTGAACATTGACAGCTCACCTTCAGTCATACCAGGTACGCCAGAGCCTTCAACTAGCAAAAAACGTTTAGATACAGTCATCAACTACCACCAATCCCCTGTGAATTCTGAAGAATCAGACGTTGATCTAAGTGATACTGATCCCACTTATAATATCTCATCAACACAACCACCACGTCGGATTAGTTCATCAACCACCATGTCAGATAGTGAAAATGATATAAACGATGCAATTGTTTCATATGAATTAGTTACTCAAACCAAAAAATCTAGAAAGCGCCTCCGCAATCCATCTCAGTGGAAACAAAACATCGTGAAATCGCTTCGAAACAGTGGGAAAGCCTATAAATCACTCTCAAAATCTAATAAAGAGGTCCCTGCTAAAAGAGTAAAAGATAGTTGCGTTTGTAGATTTCATTGTTCTGATAACATAACACCTGATAAGAGACGCGAGATATTCGACTGTTATTGGAAGCTTAGTAATATAGACTTGAAGCGATCTTTTATCCAATCTTGTATGATGGAGGTAAACCCCAAATATAAGTACACTAATGCTGCCAATCCTCGCAAACCAAATACGgccttttattttactgttgaTGGCAAAAAAATCCGCGtatgtaaaactttttttataaatactttagaCATAACAGAAAGACAAATAAGAACTGTGAAAATGAAAACTAATTCCACTGGATTTGTAGCAGAAGATCTTAGGGGCCGTTCTAGAAGCCGAGCGCCGATCGATCCAAGTCTTGTACAAGATATCAAAAACCATATTAATAGTATACCGCGCATAGAGTCCCATTATCTAAGATCTTCTACTACAAGAGAATATATTGATGGCAGCAAGAGTATAAAAGAACTATGTAGAGACTTTAACACAAATCAAACCAAAGAAAACAAACCCCACGCTGCATACTGGATCTATTACTTGATATTTACAACTGAATTTAATATAAGCTTCTTTCAACCCAAAAAGGATTTGTGTGATTTATGTACAAGTTATGAATTAGCATTATCAGAAGAAAAGTTAGGTATACAAGAAAAGTATGAAAAGCatattaaagaaaagaatCTGTGTAGAGAGGAGAAGAGAAATGATCGTTCTAACATTAATGAAACAAACATTTGCGCCGTTTACGACTTAGAAGCTGCAATGACTTGTCCTAAGGGTGATGTTTCTTCGTTTTATTACAGATCTAGACTTAactgttataattttactatagTTGAACTAGCTCCTAAATCAAAAGATAgcaaaaaacagaaaaatgaTAGTGACTTAGGTGCATATAAAGATGTATACTGTTACTTTTGGAATGAAACACAGG aaaTTAAGTGA